A genomic stretch from Flavobacterium humidisoli includes:
- a CDS encoding suppressor of fused domain protein, whose amino-acid sequence MELEQYKKEFSEDDAVGWLEIDKEFDRLYPGQEPKHFAPAISYMLGGEHPLDGVSYYESKKQEDHYHFITYGFSELYYNEEKVDGEFSKWGFELTFRLKPFEADNGNPSWAIALLQNIAKYVFDSGNWFEEFHYMPANGPIRLDTETDITALIFVNDPEIPKKQTPHGEVSFLQIVGITSAEYEHIKENPEGVEEIVKKLKENNPLLITDLNRKD is encoded by the coding sequence ATGGAATTAGAACAATACAAAAAAGAATTTTCAGAAGACGACGCCGTTGGATGGTTAGAAATTGATAAAGAATTTGACCGACTTTATCCAGGGCAGGAACCCAAACATTTTGCTCCAGCAATTAGCTATATGCTTGGCGGAGAACATCCGCTTGACGGTGTAAGTTATTACGAAAGTAAAAAACAAGAAGATCATTATCATTTTATTACTTACGGATTTTCTGAATTGTATTATAACGAAGAAAAAGTAGACGGAGAATTTAGCAAATGGGGTTTCGAACTTACTTTTAGATTAAAACCTTTTGAAGCCGATAATGGCAATCCAAGCTGGGCAATTGCACTTTTGCAAAATATCGCCAAATATGTATTTGACAGTGGAAATTGGTTTGAAGAGTTTCATTACATGCCAGCAAACGGACCAATTCGTCTGGACACTGAAACCGATATTACGGCATTAATTTTTGTGAATGATCCGGAAATCCCTAAAAAACAAACGCCACACGGCGAAGTTTCATTTTTACAAATCGTCGGCATAACTTCTGCAGAATATGAACACATTAAAGAAAATCCAGAAGGAGTTGAAGAAATAGTTAAGAAGCTAAAAGAAAACAATCCTTTACTAATTACCGATTTAAATCGAAAAGATTAA
- a CDS encoding MBL fold metallo-hydrolase, which yields MTTFLILLCLIALAIYMFLQHPKFGKAPSGERQTQIQNSPQYKNGKFENQSFTPDLAEGASMAGVLFEFFFKKVDRKIPTDLIPSVKTNLKELSLDQDVLVWFGHSSYFIQLEGKRFLIDPVFSGNASPIPGTTKSFKGSDIYSVDDLPEIDYLLITHDHYDHLDYDTILKLKPKTKKIITALGVGSHFEFWGFPSEIIIEKDWYSTILLDENLTIHTTPSRHFSGRSFKRCNTLWTSFVLETKDFKMYLGGDSGYDSHFAAIGEKYGPFDIALLDNGQYNEKWKYIHNMPEDVIKAMTDLKAKRVFPVHSSKFSLSLHSWDEPLVKVTELNSLSENPISLITPMIGETVELKNDKQEFKQWWKGVN from the coding sequence ATGACCACATTCTTAATTCTATTATGTCTGATAGCTCTTGCTATTTACATGTTTCTACAGCATCCAAAATTTGGAAAAGCTCCTTCTGGAGAAAGACAAACTCAAATTCAAAATTCGCCTCAATATAAAAACGGAAAATTCGAAAATCAATCTTTTACACCCGACCTTGCAGAAGGAGCAAGTATGGCTGGGGTTTTGTTTGAATTTTTCTTCAAAAAAGTAGATAGAAAAATTCCAACCGATTTGATTCCATCCGTAAAAACCAACTTAAAAGAACTTTCTTTGGATCAAGATGTTTTAGTTTGGTTTGGACATTCATCTTATTTCATTCAGCTGGAAGGAAAACGATTTCTAATTGATCCTGTTTTTAGTGGCAACGCCTCTCCTATTCCTGGCACAACAAAATCTTTCAAAGGTTCTGATATTTATTCAGTCGACGATCTTCCAGAAATTGATTACTTATTGATTACACACGATCATTATGATCATTTGGATTACGATACTATTTTAAAATTAAAACCTAAAACTAAAAAGATTATCACGGCTCTTGGAGTTGGCTCACATTTTGAGTTTTGGGGATTTCCATCGGAAATTATTATCGAAAAAGATTGGTACAGTACCATTCTATTAGATGAAAATCTGACGATTCATACTACGCCTTCAAGACATTTTTCTGGCAGAAGTTTTAAAAGATGTAATACACTTTGGACTTCTTTTGTTTTGGAAACTAAAGATTTTAAAATGTATTTGGGTGGCGACAGCGGCTATGATTCTCATTTTGCTGCAATTGGTGAAAAATATGGTCCATTTGACATTGCTTTACTGGATAATGGTCAATACAATGAGAAATGGAAATACATTCATAATATGCCCGAAGATGTAATAAAAGCAATGACAGACTTAAAAGCAAAACGAGTATTTCCAGTGCATTCTTCCAAATTCTCTTTATCGCTTCATTCTTGGGACGAACCATTGGTAAAAGTAACCGAATTGAATAGTTTATCTGAAAATCCGATTTCTTTAATTACACCAATGATCGGCGAAACTGTTGAATTGAAAAATGACAAACAAGAATTTAAACAGTGGTGGAAAGGGGTTAATTGA
- a CDS encoding n-acetylglutamate synthase, with translation MINYNNKIFKPVSNSENGETSSETAFHYKQEGNILTSEYSGGKIKKGHLVGLVDEEGNIEMRYHQINEKGELMTGICTSKPEIVENGKIRLHETWQWTSGDLSKGNSVIEEQ, from the coding sequence ATGATCAATTACAATAATAAAATCTTTAAACCTGTAAGCAACAGCGAAAATGGAGAAACCTCTAGTGAAACTGCATTTCATTACAAACAGGAAGGAAATATTTTAACATCAGAATATTCAGGAGGGAAAATCAAAAAAGGCCATCTTGTTGGATTAGTAGACGAAGAAGGAAACATTGAAATGAGGTATCACCAAATAAACGAAAAAGGAGAACTTATGACAGGAATCTGCACTTCTAAACCCGAAATAGTAGAAAACGGTAAAATAAGGCTTCATGAAACTTGGCAATGGACATCTGGCGATCTTTCAAAAGGAAATTCTGTAATTGAAGAACAATAA
- a CDS encoding GNAT family N-acetyltransferase has product MAIIIESRDADLPHLRELFLNERRRTFTEQDISEFELDDFDKQTQGEYILTALVNNIPVGFISIWMPNNFIHHLYVDVKHQGQNLGTELLKAAILKTSFPITLKCLVNNIKAIEFYTKKGFIEKSRGNSSNGTYILLELTKDIKQP; this is encoded by the coding sequence ATGGCGATCATAATAGAATCAAGAGATGCAGATTTACCTCATTTAAGAGAATTATTCTTAAACGAAAGACGGCGCACCTTTACAGAACAAGATATTTCAGAATTTGAATTAGACGATTTTGACAAGCAAACACAAGGCGAATATATTTTAACGGCTCTTGTAAACAATATCCCAGTCGGATTTATTTCGATCTGGATGCCAAACAACTTTATCCATCATCTGTATGTTGATGTTAAACATCAAGGACAAAATCTTGGTACAGAATTATTAAAAGCTGCCATCTTAAAAACCTCGTTTCCAATTACCTTAAAATGTCTTGTAAATAACATTAAAGCAATTGAATTTTATACTAAAAAGGGGTTTATAGAAAAATCGCGAGGAAATTCTAGCAACGGAACTTATATTCTACTTGAGTTGACAAAAGATATAAAACAACCATAA
- a CDS encoding NAD(P)H-dependent oxidoreductase encodes MNILIVYAHPSKKSYTFQVLERLKLALNTEKWNVEISDLYASNFVGDMSEEEYEREGFAKTQFPIPTDVLAEQEKIEKADCIIFLYPVWWSDCPAKLKGWFDRVYSVGYAYGQNETSRKMKTIPYGLVICTAGHPNEFLHEIEIAQSMEKIMLEDRLGKRFTHKEMIILGGTLELENVMPTHFELINKIPQKFKAIYKP; translated from the coding sequence ATGAACATTCTCATTGTTTACGCACATCCGAGCAAAAAATCGTACACTTTTCAAGTTTTAGAAAGATTGAAACTAGCCTTGAATACTGAAAAATGGAATGTAGAAATCTCCGATTTATATGCATCCAATTTTGTTGGCGATATGTCTGAAGAAGAATACGAACGAGAAGGTTTTGCCAAAACACAATTTCCTATTCCTACAGATGTTTTAGCAGAACAAGAAAAAATAGAAAAAGCAGACTGCATTATTTTTCTATATCCTGTTTGGTGGAGTGATTGTCCTGCAAAATTAAAAGGTTGGTTCGATCGGGTTTATTCTGTGGGATATGCCTATGGACAAAATGAAACTTCAAGAAAAATGAAAACTATTCCGTATGGCCTTGTAATTTGCACAGCGGGACATCCGAATGAATTTTTGCATGAAATTGAAATTGCACAAAGCATGGAAAAAATTATGCTCGAAGACCGACTTGGAAAACGTTTTACGCATAAAGAAATGATTATTCTAGGCGGAACATTGGAACTAGAAAATGTTATGCCAACACATTTTGAACTCATAAATAAAATTCCTCAAAAATTTAAAGCAATATATAAACCTTAA
- a CDS encoding SRPBCC family protein produces the protein MSTHDFTTTIIVNQTPDEVFKAIQNVRGWWSEEIEGKTANKGDEFKYHYEDVHRCKIKLIEVIPNQKIVWLIEENYFSFTNDDTEWTNTTAVFDISKENNKTKLTFTHVGLVPEYECFEVCKAGWTNYIENSLKKLIETGEGLPNATGKPQIETERKLSEK, from the coding sequence ATGAGTACGCACGATTTTACCACTACTATAATTGTCAATCAAACGCCAGACGAAGTTTTTAAAGCTATACAAAATGTTCGAGGCTGGTGGTCTGAAGAAATTGAAGGCAAAACAGCAAACAAAGGAGACGAATTTAAATACCATTATGAGGACGTTCATCGCTGTAAAATAAAATTGATTGAAGTAATTCCAAATCAGAAAATCGTCTGGCTGATTGAAGAAAATTATTTCAGCTTCACCAATGACGATACCGAATGGACTAACACAACGGCTGTTTTTGATATTTCGAAAGAAAACAATAAAACGAAACTCACTTTTACCCACGTGGGTTTAGTGCCAGAATACGAATGTTTTGAAGTTTGCAAAGCAGGCTGGACCAATTACATTGAGAATAGTTTGAAAAAACTAATCGAAACTGGAGAAGGTCTGCCGAATGCTACTGGAAAACCACAAATTGAAACCGAAAGAAAATTATCCGAAAAATAA
- a CDS encoding DUF4919 domain-containing protein: MLKQIFILLLFCFAIQLHSQEIGFTTPDYKAIEKEINDKNSKFYYPKLMERLTKNDTLLSHDEYRHLYLGYVFQPKYNAFWTSPDEEQLRKYYDKEELEVSDYDEIIKLSNHTLSDFPFDLKQLNFLTYIYHLKGDETSAKIASFRFHSIMNVILSSGDGKKCETGFHVLMVDHEYILLSLFEIESKGQSLVENCDYLSFEKGAYNVDGIYFNIEKMLENEKKMLR; the protein is encoded by the coding sequence ATGCTAAAACAAATTTTCATCCTTCTCCTTTTTTGTTTTGCAATTCAATTGCATTCACAAGAAATAGGTTTTACAACTCCAGATTATAAAGCCATCGAAAAAGAAATCAACGACAAAAATTCAAAGTTTTACTATCCTAAATTAATGGAAAGACTCACGAAAAACGACACGCTTTTATCGCATGACGAATACCGCCATTTGTATTTAGGCTATGTTTTTCAACCCAAATACAATGCCTTTTGGACGTCACCAGACGAAGAACAGCTTCGCAAATATTATGACAAAGAAGAACTCGAAGTTTCAGATTATGACGAAATAATCAAATTGTCTAATCATACCTTAAGCGATTTTCCGTTTGATTTAAAACAGCTCAATTTCCTTACTTACATTTATCATTTAAAAGGAGACGAAACATCTGCAAAAATTGCCTCTTTTAGATTTCACAGCATCATGAATGTAATACTTTCTTCTGGCGACGGAAAGAAATGCGAAACTGGTTTTCATGTACTAATGGTCGATCATGAATACATTTTACTCAGTCTTTTCGAAATTGAATCGAAAGGACAGTCACTTGTAGAAAATTGCGATTATCTAAGTTTCGAAAAAGGCGCATACAATGTAGACGGTATTTACTTTAACATCGAAAAAATGCTAGAAAACGAAAAGAAAATGCTACGCTAA
- a CDS encoding DUF1801 domain-containing protein, with protein sequence MAKNKTTETAESVTDFINAVENEVKRKDAFELLKIIQQITGFEPKMWGPSIIGFGNYHYKYDSGHEGDAPLAGFSPRKTAMTVYFYLPEEKREELLSKLGKHTSSKACIYIKKLADVDIEVLKKIILLSTQYTQKLYPSK encoded by the coding sequence ATGGCAAAAAATAAAACCACCGAAACAGCAGAAAGTGTTACTGATTTTATTAACGCTGTCGAAAATGAAGTGAAAAGAAAAGATGCTTTTGAACTTCTTAAAATAATACAGCAAATAACTGGCTTTGAACCCAAAATGTGGGGACCGAGCATTATTGGTTTTGGGAATTATCACTATAAATATGACAGTGGACATGAAGGCGATGCGCCATTAGCTGGATTTTCGCCAAGAAAAACAGCAATGACTGTTTATTTTTATCTGCCAGAAGAAAAGAGAGAAGAACTTTTATCTAAACTAGGAAAACACACTTCTTCGAAGGCTTGCATTTACATCAAAAAATTGGCTGATGTCGATATCGAAGTCTTAAAAAAGATAATTTTGCTTTCTACTCAATACACTCAAAAATTATATCCCTCTAAATAA
- a CDS encoding helix-turn-helix domain-containing protein produces MANQQPLRFKTISEFHEFRDLPKPEHPLVSVYNFEDLKYLHNEEPKSLMLDFYSIALKRNANAKMRYGQQEYDFKEGVLIFLSPGQVFSIEGNSEMQHTGWSLLIHPDFLWNTPLAQKIKQYDYFGYAVNEALHLSDKEENMLIDIIKNIQQEYQSNIDRFSQDVIIAQIDLFLTYAERFYNRQFITRKISSHQILARLEKLLEDYFTDDTLKQKGIPTVQFIAENLNVSPNYLSGLLKTHTGQSTQQHIHNKLIEKAKEKLSTTSLSISEIAFELGFEHQQSFSKLFKTKTNTSPLEFRQSFN; encoded by the coding sequence ATGGCAAATCAGCAACCCCTTCGATTTAAAACAATAAGCGAATTTCATGAATTTAGAGATTTGCCAAAACCCGAACATCCTTTGGTAAGCGTTTACAATTTTGAAGATTTAAAATATCTCCATAACGAAGAACCCAAAAGCTTAATGCTGGATTTTTATTCGATTGCTTTAAAAAGAAATGCCAACGCAAAAATGCGATATGGCCAACAGGAATACGATTTTAAAGAAGGAGTTTTAATTTTTCTTTCGCCAGGGCAAGTTTTTTCTATTGAAGGAAATTCCGAAATGCAACACACAGGATGGTCATTATTGATTCATCCTGATTTTCTTTGGAATACGCCGCTCGCACAGAAAATCAAACAATATGATTATTTTGGTTACGCGGTCAATGAAGCGCTTCATCTTTCTGATAAAGAAGAAAATATGCTCATTGATATTATAAAAAATATTCAGCAGGAATACCAATCTAATATCGATAGATTCAGTCAAGACGTTATTATTGCACAAATTGATTTATTTCTCACTTATGCCGAAAGATTTTACAACAGACAATTTATTACCCGAAAAATAAGCAGTCATCAGATTCTGGCACGATTAGAAAAACTTTTGGAAGACTATTTTACCGACGACACTTTAAAACAAAAAGGAATTCCAACAGTTCAGTTTATTGCCGAAAACCTAAATGTTTCACCCAATTATCTAAGCGGATTATTAAAAACGCATACGGGCCAAAGCACGCAGCAGCATATTCATAATAAATTGATTGAAAAAGCAAAAGAGAAACTTTCGACTACTTCTCTTTCTATCAGCGAAATTGCATTTGAACTTGGTTTTGAGCACCAGCAATCCTTTAGTAAATTATTCAAAACAAAAACAAACACTTCACCTTTAGAATTCAGGCAATCATTTAACTAA
- a CDS encoding DUF1801 domain-containing protein, with product MSQIQDYNNSQTAENKEICDLLLTIINENLSDAESKIWHAHPVWFLDGNPIVGYSKLKDSVRLLFWSGQSFEEEKLQNEGSFKAAEMRYTNSNQINHEDLKRWLEKSREIQWDYKNIVKRKGELLRIKPL from the coding sequence ATGAGCCAGATTCAAGATTACAACAATTCTCAGACCGCAGAAAACAAAGAAATCTGCGATCTTCTTTTAACGATTATAAATGAAAATCTTTCTGATGCCGAAAGCAAAATCTGGCATGCGCATCCTGTTTGGTTTCTAGATGGAAATCCGATTGTGGGTTATAGCAAATTAAAGGATTCTGTTCGATTACTTTTCTGGAGCGGACAATCTTTTGAGGAAGAAAAACTCCAAAACGAAGGTTCTTTTAAAGCTGCCGAAATGCGCTACACAAACAGCAATCAAATTAACCACGAAGACTTAAAACGCTGGCTAGAAAAAAGCAGAGAAATTCAATGGGATTATAAAAACATTGTCAAACGAAAAGGCGAACTGCTTCGAATAAAACCACTTTAA
- a CDS encoding serine hydrolase domain-containing protein produces MNFISKISVLLLVIFTSCHSSAQKKNDFKKSIDSVIQNSNPKFNGVILISQNGKTWYSKAEGFSNFETRTPLKMDTQFEIMSNSKLIAAVLLLLEVEKGKVDLNAPIKKYLPELNQTWADSVTVHQLLNHSHGIIDLQKPLAFKPGTEFKYGNLSFNLVAKIVEFSSKKSYTEVAESLFRKLKMNHTFCYSKDKEQNLATGYYNVKNQLEQDTSRQINTESLGADGIISTVSDLAIWNNNLHKGKILKPESYRLLTKNTILSQHNFFGIEKKPYGYGIRIVEEESVKYLGHTGLGDGFSGVNLYFPESDVSLIVLENQMPEDANLFYASEFKIKNILLKSDLLSKK; encoded by the coding sequence ATGAACTTCATCTCTAAAATTTCAGTATTACTGCTAGTAATCTTCACAAGCTGTCATTCTTCTGCACAGAAAAAAAACGATTTTAAAAAAAGTATCGATAGTGTGATTCAAAACAGTAATCCAAAATTTAATGGTGTGATTTTGATTTCTCAAAATGGAAAAACATGGTATTCTAAAGCAGAAGGCTTTTCTAATTTTGAAACGAGAACACCTTTAAAAATGGATACCCAATTTGAAATCATGTCCAACAGTAAATTAATTGCTGCGGTTTTACTTTTGTTGGAAGTAGAAAAAGGAAAAGTAGATTTGAATGCTCCAATCAAAAAATATCTGCCAGAACTAAATCAAACTTGGGCAGATTCTGTCACGGTCCATCAGCTTTTAAATCATTCTCACGGAATTATCGATTTGCAAAAACCATTGGCTTTTAAACCTGGAACTGAATTCAAATACGGAAATCTAAGTTTTAATTTGGTTGCAAAAATTGTGGAATTCAGCTCTAAAAAAAGCTATACAGAGGTTGCTGAATCGCTTTTTAGGAAATTAAAAATGAATCACACTTTTTGTTATTCAAAAGATAAAGAACAAAATCTAGCAACGGGTTATTACAATGTAAAAAATCAGCTGGAACAAGATACTTCAAGACAAATTAATACTGAAAGTTTGGGAGCAGATGGCATTATTTCAACCGTTTCTGATCTTGCTATTTGGAATAATAATCTGCATAAAGGAAAAATATTAAAACCAGAATCGTATCGGTTACTAACTAAAAACACCATTTTATCTCAGCATAATTTCTTCGGAATAGAAAAAAAACCTTATGGATACGGAATTCGAATTGTAGAAGAGGAATCTGTTAAATATCTCGGACATACAGGATTAGGAGACGGATTTTCTGGCGTAAATTTGTATTTCCCGGAAAGTGATGTTAGTCTGATTGTTTTAGAAAATCAAATGCCCGAAGATGCCAATTTATTTTATGCTTCCGAATTCAAAATCAAAAACATCCTTCTAAAAAGTGATTTATTAAGTAAAAAGTAA
- a CDS encoding DUF2975 domain-containing protein produces the protein MEIKIGTPQILKILNILSWVIFIGLCVEAGMYLFNGIYTMTINSYNARFLHLLDLYNYSPSFYIQEICFISIVAILKAIMFYLIVKMLHEKKLNIQQPFTAEMGRFISYLSYLAFGIGLFSFWAFKFNNWLIIKGVKLPSLESLNLEGHSIWIFMAIVLFVVGQIFKRGIEIQSEIDLTI, from the coding sequence ATGGAAATTAAAATTGGAACACCGCAAATTCTAAAAATCCTGAATATCTTATCATGGGTTATTTTTATTGGCTTATGCGTAGAAGCCGGCATGTATCTTTTTAACGGAATTTATACTATGACCATAAACTCCTATAATGCTCGTTTTCTTCATTTGCTTGACTTATATAATTACAGTCCTAGTTTTTATATTCAAGAAATATGCTTTATCAGCATCGTGGCAATCTTAAAAGCCATTATGTTTTATCTGATTGTAAAAATGTTGCATGAGAAAAAATTAAACATCCAACAGCCTTTTACTGCCGAAATGGGTCGCTTTATATCTTATCTTTCTTATCTCGCTTTCGGAATAGGGCTGTTTTCGTTCTGGGCCTTCAAATTCAACAATTGGCTAATTATTAAAGGCGTGAAACTTCCTTCGTTAGAATCACTTAATTTGGAAGGCCACAGCATTTGGATCTTTATGGCAATTGTCTTGTTTGTTGTAGGGCAGATTTTTAAAAGAGGAATCGAAATTCAATCTGAAATTGACTTAACTATTTAA
- a CDS encoding NmrA family NAD(P)-binding protein: MKIIITGSLGNISKPLAKALLKEKHQITIIASSSERKSEIENLGAQAAIGSVNDVHFLTQTFTGANAVYCMIPRANYFDPNLDLDAFTRTIGNSYAEAIAKSGVKRVVFLSSIGAHLEQGSGIIQRYNEIEVVLNKLSEVSITFMRPTSFYYNLLAYIPMIKNQATVAANYGADQLIPWVSPNDIAEAIAEELTTPLDGKKIRYVASEEVSGDQTAKILGEAIGNPDLKWKLISDEKTLNGLIAVGMQPKIAQGLVEMYAALYSGLLSEDYYQHRPAVLGKTKLADYAKEFAAVFNQN; this comes from the coding sequence ATGAAAATTATAATTACAGGTTCTCTAGGGAACATTAGCAAGCCTTTAGCGAAAGCTTTATTAAAAGAAAAACATCAAATTACAATAATTGCAAGCAGTAGCGAAAGAAAATCGGAAATCGAAAATCTAGGAGCTCAAGCCGCGATTGGATCTGTTAATGATGTTCATTTTTTAACTCAAACCTTTACAGGAGCAAATGCCGTATATTGCATGATTCCACGTGCGAATTATTTTGATCCGAATCTTGATTTAGATGCTTTTACTCGTACAATTGGAAATAGTTATGCAGAAGCTATCGCAAAATCTGGCGTAAAAAGAGTAGTGTTTTTAAGCAGTATTGGTGCACATTTAGAACAAGGTTCTGGAATTATTCAGCGTTATAATGAAATTGAAGTGGTTTTGAACAAACTTTCAGAGGTTTCCATTACATTTATGCGTCCGACTTCTTTTTACTACAATTTGCTGGCTTATATCCCGATGATTAAAAACCAAGCGACTGTCGCTGCTAATTATGGAGCTGACCAATTGATTCCGTGGGTTTCACCAAACGATATAGCCGAAGCAATTGCAGAAGAACTTACAACTCCGCTTGACGGAAAAAAAATACGTTATGTGGCGAGCGAAGAAGTTTCTGGAGATCAAACTGCAAAAATTTTAGGAGAAGCGATCGGAAATCCAGATTTAAAGTGGAAATTAATAAGCGACGAAAAAACACTAAACGGATTAATTGCTGTTGGAATGCAACCTAAAATTGCACAAGGTTTGGTAGAAATGTATGCCGCACTTTATAGTGGTTTACTAAGTGAAGATTATTACCAACATCGTCCAGCAGTTTTAGGAAAAACAAAACTGGCAGATTATGCAAAAGAATTTGCTGCCGTTTTCAATCAAAATTAA
- a CDS encoding helix-turn-helix domain-containing protein, translated as MPIIVNLDVMMAKRKMSLNELSEKVDLTLSNLSILKTGKAKAIRFSTLEAICKVLDCQPGDILEFSEE; from the coding sequence ATGCCCATTATAGTAAATTTAGACGTCATGATGGCAAAGAGAAAAATGTCATTAAACGAACTTTCAGAAAAAGTAGATTTAACCTTGTCCAATCTTTCCATTCTAAAAACGGGTAAAGCAAAAGCAATTCGTTTCAGTACACTCGAAGCAATCTGTAAAGTTCTCGATTGCCAGCCCGGCGATATTTTAGAATTTTCTGAAGAATAA
- a CDS encoding ArsR family transcriptional regulator → MENKKKIKPAKKCYEHLGGKLGELLLETFADKKWIAKNNPEEKHFYITELGEKEFTKLGIDISQIKSEAI, encoded by the coding sequence ATGGAAAATAAAAAAAAGATAAAACCAGCAAAAAAATGCTATGAACATCTTGGCGGTAAATTGGGCGAATTGCTTCTAGAAACATTTGCCGACAAAAAATGGATTGCCAAAAACAATCCCGAAGAGAAGCATTTTTACATAACCGAATTGGGTGAAAAAGAGTTTACTAAACTTGGTATTGATATTAGCCAAATCAAATCGGAAGCCATTTAA
- a CDS encoding nuclear transport factor 2 family protein gives MTKKEIAKNFLKLAAKGHSHEGFRLYVGKNFKHHNAYFKGDADTLMLAMEESARTNPNKIFKIHHILEDGNLVAVHSHLKQTPSDIGFAVVHILKFKDDKIVELWDLGQPVPKDSINTNGMF, from the coding sequence ATGACTAAGAAAGAAATCGCTAAAAACTTCCTGAAATTGGCAGCAAAAGGACATTCTCACGAAGGTTTTCGATTATATGTCGGAAAGAATTTCAAACATCACAACGCCTACTTCAAAGGCGATGCAGACACCTTAATGCTTGCCATGGAAGAATCTGCTAGAACAAATCCGAATAAGATATTTAAAATTCATCATATTCTAGAAGATGGAAACCTGGTTGCCGTGCATTCACATCTTAAACAAACGCCTTCAGACATTGGTTTTGCTGTTGTGCATATTCTCAAATTCAAAGACGACAAAATCGTAGAACTCTGGGATTTAGGACAACCTGTTCCAAAAGATTCTATTAATACAAATGGAATGTTTTAA